A single Eulemur rufifrons isolate Redbay chromosome 9, OSU_ERuf_1, whole genome shotgun sequence DNA region contains:
- the TMEM92 gene encoding transmembrane protein 92 isoform X1: MSHAWVPGLAPALLLSLLAGLQQAAANCILLTCPEGFKCCGEGCCQENEFFSGPLRVFVVVFLVILPLLCICGLAKRFCRNCREPEQGPPVDHQGPPELPSAPPERVMASIAEPPPPYSEVVMKPTLALTPTELPPPYSFRPEEYGGQRGIDNPAF, translated from the exons ATGTCCCACGCTTGGGTCCCCGGCCTCGCGCCCGCCTTGCTGCTCAGCCTGCTGGCCGGCCTCCAACAG GCTGCAGCCAACTGTATCCTCTT AACCTGCCCCGAAGGATTCAAATGCTGCGGTGAGGGCTGCTGCCAGGAGAATGAGTTCTTCTCCGGCCCCTTGAG GGTCTTCGTCGTCGTCTTCCTGGTCATCCTGCCCCTCTTGTGCATCTGTGGCCTGGCTAAGCGTTTCTGTCGCAACTGCAGAGAGCCGGAGCAGGGCCCCCCAGTGGATCACCAGGGGCCCCCGGAACTGCCCTCAGCTCCCCCAGAGAGGGTCATGGCATCCATTGCTGAGCCACCACCCCCCTACAGTGAG GTCGTTATGAAGCCCACCCTGGCCCTCACGCCCACAGAGCTCCCCCCTCCCTACAGCTTCAGGCCCGAAGAATATGGGGGTCAGAGGGGCATTGACAACCCAGCCTTCTga
- the TMEM92 gene encoding transmembrane protein 92 isoform X2, with the protein MSHAWVPGLAPALLLSLLAGLQQVISECSFILTCPEGFKCCGEGCCQENEFFSGPLRVFVVVFLVILPLLCICGLAKRFCRNCREPEQGPPVDHQGPPELPSAPPERVMASIAEPPPPYSEVVMKPTLALTPTELPPPYSFRPEEYGGQRGIDNPAF; encoded by the exons ATGTCCCACGCTTGGGTCCCCGGCCTCGCGCCCGCCTTGCTGCTCAGCCTGCTGGCCGGCCTCCAACAG GTAATCAGTGAATGctcattcattct AACCTGCCCCGAAGGATTCAAATGCTGCGGTGAGGGCTGCTGCCAGGAGAATGAGTTCTTCTCCGGCCCCTTGAG GGTCTTCGTCGTCGTCTTCCTGGTCATCCTGCCCCTCTTGTGCATCTGTGGCCTGGCTAAGCGTTTCTGTCGCAACTGCAGAGAGCCGGAGCAGGGCCCCCCAGTGGATCACCAGGGGCCCCCGGAACTGCCCTCAGCTCCCCCAGAGAGGGTCATGGCATCCATTGCTGAGCCACCACCCCCCTACAGTGAG GTCGTTATGAAGCCCACCCTGGCCCTCACGCCCACAGAGCTCCCCCCTCCCTACAGCTTCAGGCCCGAAGAATATGGGGGTCAGAGGGGCATTGACAACCCAGCCTTCTga